DNA sequence from the Pseudoduganella plicata genome:
CACCCGGAACTCGACAAGGCTGCGCGCAAGGCGCTCTCGAAATGCCAGTTCAAGGTGGCAGGCAACGACCGGCAGGCGGAGCCGGTCTGGACCAATGTGGAATACGCTTTCTCGCTCGACTGACTAGATCCACTGGTCGTTCGCGACGGTGCGCTCCCCCGGCGGACCGTCGCCGGTATTGCGCACGCCGCGCGGCTCGATCAGCAGCAGCTTCACCTCGGACGTGGCGTGCGGCCGATGCTCCACGTTCCTCGGCACTACCGCCATCTGGCCGCTGTGCAGCACGATGGTATCGGCGTCGCGCACGTCGATGTGCAGCACGCCCTCCAGCACGATGAAGGTTTCATCGGTATCGGCGTGCCGGTGCCACTGGAATTCGCCTTCGACTTTCACAACCTTGAACTGGTAATCGTTCATCTCCGCGACAACGCGCGGCTGCCAGTGGCCGTCGATCTGCGCGATTTTTTCGACCAGGTCGATCGACTGGCCCTGGCCGCGGGTCGGGTGGGTGGATGGGGACATCGCTTGCTCCTTTTGATGGACATGCGACCACGATACGCCCGTGCGCCAACGCCGTATTGAACGATCGTGGGTGCGTCAGCGCCCGCTCGCCCCACTGGCATAGCGCAGCCAGCGGCCCGGCGTTTGGCCATACGCCTTCAGGAAATGGCGCGTCATGTGGCTCTGGTCGGCAAAGCCGACGGCCGCCGCCGCGGCGGCCAGCGAACTGCCGGCGAGCAGCAGGCGGCGCACGGTATCCAGGCGCCGCATCGTCAGGTAGCGGTACGGGCTGGTGCCGTAGAAGACGCGGAAGTCATGCGACAGGCTCCAGCGATCCCGCCCGGTCGCCGCTTCCAGTTCGCCCAAGGTGACGGCGCGCAGGTAGTGCGTACGCAGGAAGTCCGCCGCGCGCCGTGCCGCGTGCAGGTCGCCTTT
Encoded proteins:
- a CDS encoding cupin domain-containing protein, translated to MSPSTHPTRGQGQSIDLVEKIAQIDGHWQPRVVAEMNDYQFKVVKVEGEFQWHRHADTDETFIVLEGVLHIDVRDADTIVLHSGQMAVVPRNVEHRPHATSEVKLLLIEPRGVRNTGDGPPGERTVANDQWI